In one window of Henckelia pumila isolate YLH828 chromosome 1, ASM3356847v2, whole genome shotgun sequence DNA:
- the LOC140872521 gene encoding secreted RxLR effector protein 161-like, whose translation MSICNLVTTPMTLNEKLQQNDGAKKANATIYRRLVGSLMYFTNTRPDIVHSVNMISRYMSDPSQIFAAKRILRYLQGTKNHGIKYTSEDDNSLIGYTDSDWAGSVDDRKITSGYAFCIGTKPISWSSKKQKTVALLSAEAEYIAATDAICEAIWLRRILKNLQQEPKSLQKYFVTTCLLLL comes from the coding sequence ATGTCTATTTGTAATCTTGTCACAACTCCAATGACCTTAAATGAAAAATTACAGCAAAATGATGGAGCAAAAAAGGCCAACGCAACAATTTATCGAAGGTTAGTGGGTTCATTAATGTACTTCACTAACACCAGACCAGATATTGTTCATTCTGTGAACATGATATCCAGATATATGAGTGACCCAAGTCAAATTTTCGCTGCCAAAAGAATATTGCGATATTTGCAAGGAACAAAAAATCATGGTATAAAATATACCAGTGAAGATGACAATAGCCTAATTGGCTATACTGATAGTGACTGGGCTGGATCAGTGGATGACAGGAAAATCACATCTGGGTATGCATTTTGTATTGGTACAAAACCAATTTCTTGGTCTTCTAAAAAACAGAAGACAGTTGCACTTTTATCTGCCGAAGCTGAATATATTGCTGCTACTGATGCTATTTGTGAAGCAATCTGGCTACGAAGAATTCTAAaaaatttacaacaagagcCAAAGAGtctacaaaaatattttgtgacaacATGTCTGCTATTGCTATGA